The proteins below come from a single Amphiura filiformis chromosome 15, Afil_fr2py, whole genome shotgun sequence genomic window:
- the LOC140172200 gene encoding histamine H2 receptor-like, producing the protein MNFESCSGMATTTDTEILEPSESIWNCSQTPQLQPEHHEAPLGLLLFKGICVAAITLTNIFANSLCLVVLRRVREMNPVTKAFMFNMTLSDLCTGVLVCGPIIGSIIRDSWPYGQLVCTASGIANIVFSFTSFMSLLNVNLERYLAVTRPFDYPHLVTLPRAYATIFLLWVVSGSMGTLNAVLPGRIASYSPGLHTCTVGPEDTSKMDIIGSVLMCLFIIVPFTTTLTLFVRLFFLARFHANRIAALSRSMGTENKTQRKSFTTFFIMTMCLTVCYTPLVISFGYENITRKELPLPFVYVAELLTFSNSVSNVIIYYARNTTFRQTAQRVLRGVLPEALITRRNHEDDLPSHSGLSFVSEMTVATRANTKS; encoded by the coding sequence ATGAATTTTGAAAGCTGCAGCGGCATGGCTACAACCACCGATACGGAGATACTCGAACCATCAGAATCAATATGGAACTGTAGCCAGACTCCGCAATTGCAACCGGAACATCATGAAGCTCCTCTAGGACTTCTATTATTTAAAGGTATTTGCGTGGCTGCTATTACGTTGACAAATATATTCGCTAATTCTCTGTGCCTTGTAGTTCTTCGTCGAGTTAGAGAAATGAACCCTGTGACAAAGGCAttcatgtttaacatgactctatCAGACCTGTGTACAGGTGTTCTTGTATGTGGTCCTATAATAGGATCAATCATCCGCGATAGTTGGCCGTACGGGCAACTTGTGTGCACTGCTTCAGGTATTGCAAACATTGTGTTCTCCTTTACTTCGTTTATGTCTCTTTTAAATGTTAACTTAGAACGTTACTTAGCTGTAACGCGTCCTTTTGATTATCCACACTTAGTAACTTTACCACGAGCGTACGCAACTATATTCTTACTCTGGGTCGTATCTGGAAGTATGGGAACTCTTAACGCAGTTCTCCCAGGAAGGATTGCTTCTTATTCACCAGGACTTCACACTTGCACAGTTGGACCAGAGGATACCAGCAAAATGGACATAATAGGGTCTGTTCTTATGTGCTTGTTTATCATCGTACCATTTACTACCACCCTGACTCTATTCGTCCGATTATTTTTCCTCGCTCGATTTCATGCTAATCGAATAGCAGCTTTGTCTCGAAGTATGGGAACAGAAAATAAAACACAGCGAAAGTCATTTACCACTTTCTTTATTATGACGATGTGCTTGACTGTTTGCTACACTCCTTTAGTTATAAGTTTCGGCTATGAAAATATCACAAGGAAAGAGCTGCCTCTGCCGTTTGTTTATGTCGCCGAGTTACTTACCTTTTCTAATAGTGTTTCGAATGTTATTATCTATTACGCTAGAAATACAACTTTTCGTCAAACAGCTCAGCGTGTGTTACGGGGAGTTTTACCTGAAGCGTTGATAACTCGAAGAAACCACGAAGATGATTTACCCTCCCACAGCGGATTATCATTTGTGAGTGAAATGACCGTAGCTACTAGAGCTAATACtaagtcttga